TGGAATCATACCTTAGGAGAGTGATGCCATAAGGATTCACAACCTCATTAACAACCAACTAGTAGTGATTAGGCCTAAGAcatttatccgagatccggattcgatccgagattcgatccgaaaatccggatatccggagaggccgaatccggatccggatagtaaaatgttggatccgtcaaagccggatctgatgtgccccagtccatGGATCAGTACATGAAACTAGCTCCGCATGGAcatcaggacgttctgaacaattcaaccgaggttcatccATCCAACCGTACCGATCAGactgaccgagccgtgtaccggatcgacccgcgttTGTCCGGAATGGGGTTTCGGCTGGAACCACGATCAGACGACCGAACTGACCGTACCAGAGCTTGTCTTGCCCGACCATCTCGACAATCTAAGGACAATAGTCGAGCCAGACTTAGCTTGGGTCGTGAAGAACCTGAAGACATACATGGATTCTCACCCggcggaccatccggacagtcccgcAGGAGTCCTTATCGTTACCGCCGTGCATCTATcaggttcggatgaacctgtaCAATAGCCGAAGGGTTTTCTTGACCAGAACGTGAACCGAATGGTCATCTTTGACCAATctgcatggaagactgagtctttgactcattaataatattctagtcaatgtttctattttctatgcCTTGTTTTCCCACAATTCTTTTTAAttctctttgactacaagtagtataaatatgtaatctcttccatgaataaaatcagtctaagtttgagtttatttttgttttcttcttttctctgattgagagagagagttctttagctagttcattggtgtgaaccggcttgttgatttggtggtcagccatttcatctttgtgtgttgtttggtggttagccaacacattcattccttcttgggtggttagccaacacattcattccttcttgggtggttagccttagatcgtgggtatattaAGAGTCATTCcacatctcttgacgatcctttcaatccatctcatcTCCAGAAATGCcattgccttctcggatcatatccaacacccagctaaagtgatccttcccGATTTAGGGcatatcaagtggtatcagagccactttggctggtttgttttctttcatcttctcatctctccacgtttttcttttcttatttcttggatCCGGATTGttcctttactcccttgtgattgcctattatatataaaaaaaatcgataaaaaaaaagttttggcttgaatcacttctgaagagaaatccatgGGGAGTGGTGAAAGAGAAACCCTGCTGGCTGAAGAAAAACCCagccttaggacagttaaggcggatccatatcaaaaatttcttcatctttctttctcttttctttttcccacaaaagtttgttttgggttttgattgctgaattttgactgcttatcatcctttgaaccagtggaaagaactctgagtgatcacctaaaaatcctgagctaaacactttgagagtgtgagaatttttatttgctaactcttttgttaagtgttttcaggatgtttggacttctcaagaaatcaaaaccacaacaagacgtttactttccttttaaaaccGTGTTAGAAAAAGAGCAAATGATTTTTGGAAATAAGAAACAGTTTGCTTCTGATGGGTTTGATTTTGTgcagaaacaaagaaaccaaaggaagagacaaaacagGTTCGATGACGATGAGAAGTGGGTCAGAAGtggtgatcgtcccttcaccaaagccaagagaagcaactGTGATGTGTTTTATCAGAATGAGCTTCAGACTTATGTCAAGTTGgagaagatgttgcataaggAAATTCATGCTATCCGgcaactcaaaaagaagggaaacaccAACACTTCTCCTGCACCAAAACAACATAATCTCAAACGAGGTAacctttcttctctttcaaattccgatttgaaaactaatgtattttcttttgataaacgcaaagctgtgaaaaccacaagcaaagctcattctaccaggtgcttcaaatgccatatgatcggtcattatgctaacaagtgccaaaaccagaaaccgttggtgactttggagaatgACAAAGTTGAAACCGAGCCAGAAAAGGAAGAACTTTTAGTCTCATTGCCGATTTTCGATGACTTCACAAATAAGCCAATGGAGGGGCTAGATGAAGAACAAATCTGTGGTCATCAAGCAAACCAAGAAGGATCTTATTCCATTCAAAAACCGGACCAAATTCAAGGTGAGCATTGTGCtgattataattattttgcttataacccttttccttttaatgttacagatttgaggacaaatctttttgaaggagggaatgatgtaCCCCAGTCcatggatcagtacatggacCCAGCTCCGCATGGACATCAGGACGTTCTAAACaattcaaccgaggttcatccATCCAACTGTACCGATCAGACTGACCGAGctgtgtaccggatcgacccgcgttTGACCGGAATGGAGTTTCGGCTGGAACCACGATCAGACGACCGAACTGACCGTACCAGAGCTCGTCTTCCCCGACCATTTCGATATTCTAAGGACAATAGTCGAGCCAGACTTAGCTTGGGTCATGAAGAACCTGAAGACATACATGGATTCTCACCCGGCGGACCATCTGGACAGTCCCGCAGGAGTCCTTATCGTTACCGCCGTGCATCTATcaggttcggatgaacctgtaCAGTAGCCGAAGGGTTTCCTTGACCAGAACGTGAACCGAAAGGTCATCTTTGACCAATctgcatggaagactgagtctttgactcattaataatattctagtcaatgtttctattttctatgcCTTGTTTTCCCACAATTCTCTTTAAttctctttgactacaagtagtataaatatgtaatctcttccatgaataaaatcagtgtaagtttgagtttatttttgttttcttcttttctctgagtgagagagagagttctttagctagttcattggtgtgaaccggcttgttgatttggtggtcagccattTCATCTtcgtgtgttgtttggtggttagccaacacattcattctttcttgggtggttagccttagatcgtgggtatatcaagagccatttcgcatctcttgacgatcctttcaatccatctcagttccagaagtgtcaTTGCCTTTttggatcatatccaacacccagctaaagtgatccttcccgatttagggcgtatcaggatccggatatcttaatttttttattccagatatccggatccgtaagttttattaataactatttcaaaaatagtaatatctatataaaaaaattaattttatttaatatattttcatttttataatagtatatataaattttatgtaaattttgttatattatacatcgaaatgattaaaaacattatatatatttttatttttaaattattgttaatattatatatatatatatatatattaatattattttttatttattttaaggatccaaatccgatCAGGATATCCGCcgaatattacaatttttagaaggatatccgacatccggatatccgagaaccccggatccggataaagataataaaattatggatccgccggataaagatccggatatcttaaaattGTCTGGATACCTGATCCGTCCCATTGTGATCCTCGACAGTGGCGGAGCCATGGAGGGACCCcgataaaatcaataaatttttaaatataggcTTGGTTTTAACGTTATTGTCTTGGACAGATGGTTAAGATCACCCCTTTTGACCCATGTGTCGTATGTTCAAGTCTTATATATGCCCTCTTTccctataataaaaattaattatgacccccacaaaatttctttttgccTCTGCCACTGATCCTCGATGACTTCCGGTGGTCATTGGCAAGGAAATACTAACCAAGTTGATCTATAAGAAACATTTACAAATTCATAGACTAGAAAATTTAGATTtggttttgaatatttaaattcGATTTCATGATTTTGTTATACAGATCTGAAAATATAAATCTCAATTTTAAGACTGGAATTTCTCATATATTGGTGTCACCCAACCTACCAATGTATGATTGGTCAAGGAACCACCTGGAAAACATAATTATCTTAACCAAGGGAGGACGACCAGTGGTTTTGAGGGAGTTTTGGCCCCAATACGAACCCGGGTTCGAATCCCACTAGCCACCGTCGATTAAAATGGGGTGAAAAAGGCGGCTCTCCAGGATGCCTTCTGCGGAAGTGTACTTATGCGCTAGTCGGATTCCCTCCGTGGTGTCCGGATTACctgaattatcaaaaaaaaaaacataattatcttGCTGATGAGATTATGTTCTAACGTTCAAATTGCTTTATAGGTTGATGGACCATCTATCAAACATAAAGATCACGAGCCAGCGTGATCAACGCGTTAAGCGTATGtctaaagtaaatattataagaaTTTCATCcttatttattcaaataaaaggATTTGAAAAAAGGGAAATGAATACAGAAACCTCAGAACTAGAAGAATATCcagaaaatcaaacaaaaaaaacctcaTAAACCATAattttaagtctttttttttattccaaaCAAATGCTACATAGACAAATCTCTTAAAGAGATGTCGCACTTCTAGTACTTACACGCACCATTGCTTGGGTTGTTCCCCTACGATGACTCCGCTTCCACTGAAATAACATGACTGGTCAGTTCGACCGTTTTTCTGGAAATAAGCATTCATCACAAAAGACGCTTGTGTCCTCAAACTGTTCGGGTTAGAGCACGAACCACCGGTTTGGATCGGTTTACAGTCAACGCCTCCCTGGTTACACACCCAGTCAATATTTCCCTGCAACTGCCCATCAGTAGCTTCCGACTTGGCCACACACCATTTACCACCACCAACACTAGGCGCTGGCAATGCTGGTGCTGGacgtccaccaccaccaccagctTGTTTGTTTCTGAGGAGGCCAACGTCGTAAACCGGTGAAAAATCTGGCCAGAAAAGCCCCCAGTTCCGCTCTGCGGTTGGACCGGGCTTGCCTTCTTCGTTGAACAAACCGAAAATGTAAGTCTCGAACCGTCTGTCAGGCATGAGAGGTGTTCCTTGGCCTTGTGCACGTTTAATAATGTTGAGGTTGAACCAAGCCGCGTTTTCAGGAGAGCACCAAGACGCATCGCAGGCAGACGGCCAGCCCGTCTCACCAACGACGATGTCAACATCACCGTAGCCGAGAGCTTTCATGGCTGAGTAAGTCGAGTCCATGAGAGTATCGTACATGTTTGTGTAGACTTTTCCGGTTAACGGGTCACGGACCGCCTTGTACGGTGAGCGGAAAATGGCGAAGTTGACGTTTTTGGGATCGAAACCGAAGTAAGGGTAAGGGTTGACCACGAAAGGAGACTTGGTCTGGCGATGGAACGCTAGGATTGGAGCTAATACGCCTTTGTCCCAGCCGGGTCTGAATCGACCGCTGCTTGGTGCACCGTTCAGTTCATAGGCTATGATGTTAAGCGAATGTGCGGTTGTAACCTGAAACGAAGTTGCAAAAAAATAGtatacaatatattaaaaacaattattatcaAACAAGTTACAAATTGATAACCATATTGGTCTAAATTTGCTATGAAATTAGTATATTATTTGATCTTACTCGGACCAAATATGTATTTCAGTATTTGTGACGTAATCAAAGGACGCTTTAAGACATGGCAGACACACTAGGAAAGTATCCGAATGTAAAGACAAACAAGACGGTGAAACAGCACGTGGGATAGTCTATATGGTCGGACCTTTGAATGATTATTATTatcataaaagaaaatttgCTTACTTGCGAAGTTGcgatatttttccttttttataaatgaaaaaaatgaagcaAAAGTAAAGAAACCCGTTGAACTACATTATGCAGCTGCGCAAGGATTTGGACTTTGGATTTAACTTTAGATTCATTGTTCCAACATTATGCGCAATCAATGCATTCGGTAAAAAAATGCATTTATCACGCCAATCCTCAGTTACTAAATAACCAATAATGACATCAAatgtattattaattattttatcccccaaaaacagaaaaaaatctGAAGATTAGGAAATAAATACCCAATAATGACATCAAAcgtattattaattattttattcaccaaaaacagaaaaaatctGGAGATTAGGAAATGAAGAGATGACTGACCTTAATATCTTTGACACCAGCATGAAACAAAGCAGCGTTAAGATTCTTCATCGCCGGTAAAAGATTCTTGATCATGTTATCATCACCGGACAGAAGAATCTCATTTCCGACAGAGATATACTTGATCTTTGTCTGAGGATGAAACGGTTGAATATTAGCAGCAACCCACCGACGAGCTTGTACTCCGTTAGCTAACGCCGGGATATCACCGTTAGGGACGGTGACTACGACGGATATTCCTGTTCCGGCGAAGGCACGGATGATGTCGGGGTTCACGTTGAAGATCTTGACGCTGTCGATGGAAGTCTGAGTCTTGAGGAAGTTCGCCACCTGAGTCGGCGGTGGGAGGTTTCCTAGAGTGCCGTAGTTGACGCCTATGGAGGATATAGTGGCGGGGAGGGTGAGAAATACGGCAgcggagaggaggaggagagagatTGACGGTGGCGCTTTGGCCATTGTTTTGCTAGTTTTGGAGAAAATGGGAAAATAAAACGATTCACGGGATTGGGGGTGTTTATTTATGAGGAGAGAGTTAATGTTTTATTGagaaactattatatataatagataaaaatagatATGACTGTTTGTATAGGGGGGGTATACGTGTGCTATAAGTGTGTATGTATAGTTGATAGTGACGAACAGCTGGAATTTTTAGAAATAGAAGTAAATAATAagatttgatccataaaaaaggAAGTAAATAATAAGATTTGACCACAAAAAAGTAAATAAGATTCTTGTCTTTTCACGTTCG
The window above is part of the Brassica napus cultivar Da-Ae chromosome C8, Da-Ae, whole genome shotgun sequence genome. Proteins encoded here:
- the LOC106396255 gene encoding glucan endo-1,3-beta-glucosidase-like isoform X3, with protein sequence MAKAPPSISLLLLSAAVFLTLPATISSIGVNYGTLGNLPPPTQVANFLKTQTSIDSVKIFNVNPDIIRAFAGTGISVVVTVPNGDIPALANGVQARRWVAANIQPFHPQTKIKYISVGNEILLSGDDNMIKNLLPAMKNLNAALFHAGVKDIKVTTAHSLNIIAYELNGAPSSGRFRPGWDKGVLAPILAFHRQTKSPFVVNPYPYFGFDPKNVNFAIFRSPYKAVRDPLTGKVYTNMYDTLMDSTYSAMKALGYGDVDIVVGETGWPSACDASWCSPENAAWFNLNIIKRAQGQGTPLMPDRRFETYIFGLFNEEGKPGPTAERNWGLFWPDFSPVYDVGLLRNKQAGGGGGRPAPALPAPSVGGGKWCVAKSEATDGQLQGNIDWVCNQGGVDCKPIQTGGSCSNPNSLRTQASFVMNAYFQKNGRTDQSCYFSGSGVIVGEQPKQW
- the LOC106396255 gene encoding glucan endo-1,3-beta-glucosidase-like isoform X2; the encoded protein is MAKAPPSISLLLLSAAVFLTLPATISSIGVNYGTLGNLPPPTQVANFLKTQTSIDSVKIFNVNPDIIRAFAGTGISVVVTVPNGDIPALANGVQARRWVAANIQPFHPQTKIKYISVGNEILLSGDDNMIKNLLPAMKNLNAALFHAGVKDIKVTTAHSLNIIAYELNGAPSSGRFRPGWDKGVLAPILAFHRQTKSPFVVNPYPYFGFDPKNVNFAIFRSPYKAVRDPLTGKVYTNMYDTLMDSTYSAMKALGYGDVDIVVGETGWPSACDASWCSPENAAWFNLNIIKRAQGQGTPLMPDRRFETYIFGLFNEEGKPGPTAERNWGLFWPDFSPVYDVGLLRNKQAGGGGGRPAPALPAPSVGGGKWCVAKSEATDGQLQGNIDWVCNQGGVDCKPIQTGGSCSNPNSLRTQASFVMNAYFQKNGRTDQSCYFSGSGVIVGEQPKQWCV
- the LOC106396255 gene encoding glucan endo-1,3-beta-glucosidase-like isoform X1 → MAKAPPSISLLLLSAAVFLTLPATISSIGVNYGTLGNLPPPTQVANFLKTQTSIDSVKIFNVNPDIIRAFAGTGISVVVTVPNGDIPALANGVQARRWVAANIQPFHPQTKIKYISVGNEILLSGDDNMIKNLLPAMKNLNAALFHAGVKDIKVTTAHSLNIIAYELNGAPSSGRFRPGWDKGVLAPILAFHRQTKSPFVVNPYPYFGFDPKNVNFAIFRSPYKAVRDPLTGKVYTNMYDTLMDSTYSAMKALGYGDVDIVVGETGWPSACDASWCSPENAAWFNLNIIKRAQGQGTPLMPDRRFETYIFGLFNEEGKPGPTAERNWGLFWPDFSPVYDVGLLRNKQAGGGGGRPAPALPAPSVGGGKWCVAKSEATDGQLQGNIDWVCNQGGVDCKPIQTGGSCSNPNSLRTQASFVMNAYFQKNGRTDQSCYFSGSGVIVGEQPKQWCV